The following proteins are co-located in the Pontiella desulfatans genome:
- a CDS encoding Rne/Rng family ribonuclease, giving the protein MLKKLKAIGGNKREKKEIIINIETLETRVAVLEDGKLDNFHIERQEDNRIVGSIFKGKIQNLEDGLQAAFVDIGLKKNAFIHYWDMIPEDAARLEREEGIRAKSSTRRRKKYKPGEMQKIFPVGSEIIVQVTKDAIGTKGPRVTANLSIPGRFLVMMPGTHLKGISRKIDDVKERNRLKKILSRLPIPENIGLIVRTAGSGTRKVSFARDARTLFEIWNDIESGIKNDAAPTCLYSEPKLAERVVRDYLTEDIDRIYIDNREMFDATRQIIAKFSRRSRNWVQMYGGEEPIFDYFEVEKQIESAYRRKVWMKSGAYLIFDETEALIAIDVNTGRHKGSKSQEESILQVNLESAEEVARQLRLRNVGGLVIVDFIDMKSKRDQNAVYRCLKEALKKDRARTNVLQISQLGLLEMTRQRVEESIFTSGYTDCNYCSGRGRVKSSLSMSVEIQRRVSECMRKDRNGTHSMRVTVNPLVLDRLRKEDEQALIDMEKEFQGHLTFVSDGHFHIEEFTITNDDNGRVLFTSIEN; this is encoded by the coding sequence ATGCTTAAGAAACTAAAAGCCATCGGTGGCAATAAGCGGGAAAAGAAAGAGATCATCATCAACATCGAAACGCTCGAAACGCGCGTTGCGGTGCTGGAGGATGGCAAACTCGACAATTTCCACATTGAACGCCAGGAAGACAACCGTATCGTCGGCAGCATCTTCAAGGGCAAGATCCAGAACCTCGAGGACGGCCTCCAGGCCGCCTTCGTCGACATCGGCCTGAAAAAGAACGCCTTCATCCACTACTGGGACATGATTCCGGAAGACGCCGCGCGCCTCGAACGCGAGGAAGGCATCCGCGCCAAGAGCTCCACCCGCCGCCGCAAGAAATACAAGCCCGGCGAAATGCAGAAGATTTTCCCGGTCGGTTCCGAGATCATCGTGCAGGTCACCAAGGATGCCATCGGCACCAAGGGCCCGCGCGTGACCGCCAACCTGAGCATCCCCGGCCGCTTCCTGGTCATGATGCCCGGCACGCACCTCAAAGGCATCTCGCGCAAGATCGACGATGTGAAGGAGCGCAACCGCCTCAAGAAAATCCTGAGCCGCCTGCCGATCCCGGAAAACATTGGCCTGATCGTCCGCACCGCCGGCTCCGGCACGCGCAAGGTCAGCTTTGCGCGCGACGCCCGTACGCTGTTCGAAATCTGGAACGACATCGAATCCGGCATCAAGAACGATGCCGCCCCCACCTGCCTCTATTCCGAGCCCAAGCTCGCCGAGCGCGTGGTGCGCGACTACCTCACCGAAGACATCGACCGCATCTACATCGACAACCGCGAAATGTTCGATGCCACCCGCCAGATCATCGCCAAGTTTTCGCGCCGCTCGCGCAACTGGGTGCAGATGTATGGCGGCGAGGAGCCGATCTTCGACTATTTCGAGGTCGAGAAGCAGATCGAGTCCGCCTACCGCCGCAAGGTCTGGATGAAGTCCGGCGCCTACCTGATCTTCGACGAAACCGAAGCGCTCATCGCCATCGACGTCAACACCGGCCGCCACAAGGGCAGCAAGAGCCAGGAGGAATCCATCCTGCAGGTCAACCTCGAGTCGGCCGAGGAAGTCGCCCGCCAGCTGCGCCTGCGCAACGTCGGCGGACTGGTGATCGTCGACTTCATCGACATGAAGTCCAAGCGCGACCAGAACGCGGTCTACCGCTGCCTCAAGGAAGCCCTCAAGAAAGACCGCGCCCGCACCAACGTGCTGCAGATCTCCCAGCTCGGCTTGCTCGAAATGACCCGCCAGCGCGTGGAGGAGTCCATCTTCACCTCCGGCTACACCGACTGCAACTACTGCAGCGGACGCGGACGCGTCAAATCCTCGCTCTCCATGAGCGTCGAGATCCAGCGCCGCGTCAGCGAGTGCATGCGCAAGGACCGCAACGGCACGCACTCCATGCGCGTCACCGTCAACCCGCTCGTGCTCGACCGCCTGCGCAAGGAAGACGAGCAGGCGCTCATCGACATGGAGAAGGAGTTCCAGGGGCACCTCACCTTCGTCTCCGATGGCCACTTCCACATCGAGGAATTCACCATCACCAACGACGACAACGGCCGCGTGCTCTTCACCAGCATTGAAAACTAG
- a CDS encoding peptidoglycan D,D-transpeptidase FtsI family protein translates to MKVRQQKRASSNHVIWAVFGLMVFAMGVLATNLWKLQVRAKGSFDDQLFKQSVRRIRLPAVRGMIYDRNGAVLADSVPNYCIAIYTEELYAPKSMVAKTLELVHEIWLRVGRKPDVSYNDIKRHLHFAPDKPLAVYKNLTPDEIRKWRIGFEQWTAPPKGWNKRYEVPGLELKNPVVDGGIVIHTAELEERATSTAANTLELVYKIHERLHGRVDMEKLPIGLQAIKRHINSQRPVPLLAWKRLDQKTIAKWADTCSDLTATDIYCLPDRTYPEGENLAHLIGFTREADTGKPDEQPGEQFHFDVRGIKGKKGLEGLYNELLEGEPGYQLVQIDADGFRHRDLQTLPSRPGGDLQLTIDRSIQQFAKEALTMHLDTDPFEGPVKGAVVVLDPNNGDVLAMVSSPLFDPNEYMASSEYVQKLMTDTNAPTLNRAVYGQYAPGSTFKPIACLGVLREHPEYADVHHDCPGYHMIGKRKMRCHARYGHGDDLSIRQTLEKSCNVYMFKMAIEVGYEPIYRMAKDFGLGQPVGLFPDVEDLSGTFMTKGNKYGNLPEKAVGLAGACNLSIGQGELIVAPLQMAMVAATIANGGHLYRPRLIKKFRFDPERPYDPNPTSKIRYIPIPDEALAQVRGGMHDVVMGGEEAAKCVQVDDIIIAGKTGTAEYGPKELGKKNTWMISYAPFHFPRYAIAFIVQDGVYGGTTVAPRLHELYSKIFHYDGTLKEEVL, encoded by the coding sequence ATGAAGGTGAGGCAACAAAAACGCGCTTCGAGCAACCACGTCATCTGGGCCGTCTTCGGCCTGATGGTTTTCGCCATGGGCGTGCTGGCCACCAATTTGTGGAAGCTGCAGGTGCGTGCCAAGGGATCGTTCGACGACCAGCTGTTCAAGCAGAGCGTCCGGCGCATCCGCCTGCCCGCCGTGCGCGGCATGATCTACGACCGCAACGGCGCCGTGCTGGCCGATAGCGTCCCGAACTATTGCATCGCCATCTACACCGAGGAGCTCTATGCCCCGAAATCCATGGTGGCCAAAACCCTCGAACTCGTGCACGAAATCTGGCTGCGCGTCGGCCGCAAGCCGGATGTGAGCTACAACGACATCAAGCGCCATCTGCATTTTGCCCCCGATAAACCCTTGGCCGTCTACAAAAACCTCACCCCGGACGAGATCCGCAAATGGCGCATCGGGTTCGAGCAGTGGACGGCCCCGCCCAAGGGCTGGAACAAACGCTATGAGGTGCCCGGCCTGGAACTGAAGAATCCGGTGGTCGACGGCGGCATCGTGATCCATACGGCGGAGCTGGAAGAACGGGCGACCTCCACGGCCGCCAACACGCTGGAGCTGGTCTACAAGATCCATGAACGCCTCCACGGCCGGGTCGACATGGAAAAGCTTCCCATTGGCCTGCAAGCCATCAAGCGGCACATCAACTCCCAGCGTCCCGTGCCCCTGCTGGCCTGGAAGCGCCTCGACCAGAAAACCATCGCCAAATGGGCCGACACCTGCTCCGACCTGACCGCCACCGACATCTATTGCCTGCCCGACCGCACCTACCCCGAAGGCGAAAACCTGGCCCACCTCATCGGTTTCACCCGCGAAGCCGACACGGGGAAACCGGACGAGCAACCGGGCGAACAATTCCACTTCGATGTCCGCGGAATCAAGGGAAAGAAAGGCCTGGAAGGGCTATACAACGAGCTGCTCGAGGGCGAACCGGGCTACCAGCTCGTCCAGATCGATGCCGACGGCTTCCGCCACCGCGACCTGCAAACCCTGCCGTCGCGCCCCGGCGGCGACCTCCAGCTCACCATCGACCGCAGCATCCAGCAGTTCGCCAAGGAAGCCCTCACCATGCACCTCGACACCGATCCGTTCGAGGGGCCGGTGAAAGGCGCCGTGGTGGTGCTCGACCCGAACAACGGCGATGTGCTCGCCATGGTCAGTTCGCCCTTGTTCGACCCCAACGAATACATGGCTTCGAGCGAATATGTGCAAAAGCTGATGACCGATACGAACGCCCCGACGCTCAACCGCGCGGTCTACGGGCAGTATGCCCCGGGCAGCACCTTCAAGCCCATCGCCTGCCTGGGCGTCCTGCGCGAGCACCCGGAGTATGCCGACGTGCACCACGACTGCCCCGGATACCACATGATCGGCAAGCGCAAGATGCGCTGCCATGCCCGCTACGGCCACGGGGACGACCTCTCCATCCGGCAAACGCTGGAAAAATCGTGCAACGTCTACATGTTCAAGATGGCGATCGAAGTCGGCTATGAACCGATCTACCGCATGGCGAAGGATTTTGGCCTGGGCCAGCCCGTTGGCCTCTTCCCGGACGTCGAGGATCTCTCCGGCACGTTCATGACCAAGGGCAACAAATACGGCAACCTGCCGGAAAAAGCGGTCGGGCTGGCGGGCGCCTGCAACCTTTCCATCGGCCAGGGCGAACTGATCGTGGCCCCGCTGCAGATGGCGATGGTCGCCGCAACGATCGCCAACGGCGGCCACCTCTACCGGCCCCGCCTGATCAAGAAATTCAGGTTCGATCCCGAACGGCCCTACGATCCCAACCCCACCTCGAAAATCCGCTACATCCCCATTCCGGACGAAGCCCTCGCGCAGGTTCGCGGCGGCATGCACGACGTGGTGATGGGCGGCGAGGAGGCCGCGAAGTGCGTCCAGGTGGACGACATCATCATTGCCGGAAAGACCGGCACGGCGGAATACGGCCCGAAGGAGCTGGGAAAAAAGAACACCTGGATGATTTCCTACGCGCCGTTCCACTTCCCGCGCTACGCCATTGCCTTCATTGTCCAGGACGGCGTCTACGGCGGCACCACGGTGGCCCCGCGCCTGCACGAGCTCTATTCGAAGATTTTCCACTACGATGGCACGCTCAAAGAGGAGGTGCTGTGA
- a CDS encoding glycoside hydrolase family 2 TIM barrel-domain containing protein, translating to MKCSLVRSSVLLLFVVSCAVAERQRLSADFDWKFIQADVSGAEALGFDDASWRSLNVPHDWSIEGEYSASANGGGKIGYLPTGVGWYRKNLAIPPAWQGQHVSIQFDGVFRKSTVYADGAELGHRPYGYISFAYDLTDHIAGKTNLVIAVRVDNSLQPAARWYTGSGIYGHVWTSVANKVHVDRWGTQVVSSYDGSDATVDVETRMVNQHGATTNVSCQVELYDAAGTLVGQSSAQTLSVSPGGTNTFSQQAHIPNPDLWSPGSPNLYTVHSVLKAAGVEIDRYETTIGVRTLAWDRNSGFELNGEPLKIHGMCNHWAHGPLGAAVPDAVVRNRLQMLKDMGANAVRTSHYPRPPIFYELCDRIGLMVMDEIFDGWKQKAAQDYGALDFNDWWETDITDWLMRDRNHPSVILWSLGNETSGSTAAANMLAVCHAMDPSRLVTSGSSNEEMMDVYGENGATERINFTSNPSSTAPFIGTECTHSWMARGVYRTQTWYRDGYNATTVLETPNLTPSEIFTYDWAGSHTYKRAFNSSYDNAYVRDNIRHFQQKVQESDWLSGAFRWTGFDYLGEADYIYGGWPFRLFSSGVIDVAGFPKDACYLYQSLWTDGNESPMIHILPSWTHPVMVEGTEVPVAVYSNCEEVRLYKDGGLLGTKALGGLDGGWDQMAAEWLVQWLPGTLRAEGYIGGTKVVEKSIETADLPACIQLESNNTNLLADARDMAEVVVSINDTNHVFYPYGENRVWFELFGPATLKSVGNGGPTDTDPHRADNRRAFMGKAKAFVESTTDDGEILLLAAAILGERRQITSDRVSIHVDQLALRGAPANKTIAIYYTVDGSEPDDSSTPYTESFSVNLGTTVKAAIYADGAKVVSCEELFDEDEGLYWGAPAISAVGTLYQAEDADSAGAAVAASGSGWKGTGFLDFSNGEGFIEWSVTTDGDDEEVVLAFHYAGADPDGGRPMRFEFNGERIDDALEFPNTGDWDTTWATVRSTRKLKNGSNLIRLSTSGQSGMNFDQLEVIYPSTGPYEAEDAALSGPVVKTGGSGWTGSGFADFSSSEGSITWMVYASQPGDYEIQVRYTSGDSNRNRPMDLTINGTTVATDWEFPSSGGWTSSWTTQSSEQHLQAGNNTILLETTGQSGVNIDSLDVVLVRLDIPPPSTYGNYVQTAFAGNSGADTNLLGDAEGDGLLNIWEYMQLTDPLASNDSPFGIFLGNDGEPRLWYRRNTQATDYAISIQSSATPTQWIAAAYSEESTAPDGAAQEVVVKPASTNEPALMFRLQLAPAP from the coding sequence ATGAAATGTTCCCTCGTCCGTTCCTCGGTTTTGCTTCTGTTTGTTGTCAGCTGTGCAGTCGCAGAGCGTCAAAGGCTGTCGGCCGATTTTGATTGGAAATTTATCCAGGCGGATGTTTCCGGTGCGGAGGCCTTGGGCTTCGACGACGCCTCGTGGCGGTCGCTGAACGTTCCGCACGACTGGAGCATCGAGGGCGAATACAGCGCATCGGCCAACGGCGGCGGCAAGATCGGCTACCTGCCGACGGGCGTCGGGTGGTACCGCAAAAACCTGGCGATTCCTCCGGCGTGGCAGGGCCAACACGTTTCGATCCAGTTCGACGGCGTCTTCCGCAAAAGCACGGTCTATGCGGACGGGGCCGAGTTGGGGCACCGGCCCTACGGCTACATTTCGTTCGCCTACGATCTCACCGACCATATCGCCGGCAAAACCAATCTGGTGATCGCGGTGCGGGTGGACAACAGCCTGCAGCCCGCCGCGCGCTGGTACACCGGCTCCGGAATCTACGGCCACGTCTGGACCTCCGTCGCCAACAAGGTGCATGTGGACCGTTGGGGAACCCAGGTGGTCTCCTCCTACGACGGCTCCGATGCAACCGTGGATGTCGAGACGCGGATGGTGAACCAACATGGCGCCACAACCAATGTCAGCTGCCAGGTGGAGCTCTACGATGCGGCCGGCACGCTCGTCGGCCAAAGCTCAGCGCAAACGTTGAGCGTATCGCCGGGCGGAACCAATACCTTTTCACAGCAGGCCCACATCCCGAATCCAGACCTTTGGTCGCCCGGTTCGCCCAACCTCTACACGGTTCACAGCGTGCTCAAGGCTGCCGGCGTGGAAATCGACCGCTACGAAACCACCATCGGTGTGCGTACGCTCGCCTGGGATCGCAACTCCGGGTTCGAGCTCAATGGCGAGCCCCTCAAAATCCACGGCATGTGCAACCACTGGGCCCACGGCCCGCTCGGCGCCGCCGTGCCGGACGCGGTGGTGCGCAACCGTCTGCAAATGCTGAAGGATATGGGCGCCAATGCCGTGCGCACCTCGCACTATCCGCGCCCCCCGATCTTCTATGAACTGTGCGACCGCATCGGCCTGATGGTGATGGACGAGATTTTCGACGGCTGGAAGCAAAAGGCGGCGCAGGATTACGGCGCGCTCGATTTTAACGACTGGTGGGAAACCGACATCACCGACTGGCTGATGCGCGACCGCAACCACCCGAGCGTCATTCTCTGGAGCCTCGGCAACGAAACCTCCGGATCCACCGCCGCCGCAAACATGCTCGCCGTCTGCCATGCCATGGATCCGTCCCGCCTTGTGACCAGCGGTAGCTCCAACGAGGAGATGATGGATGTCTACGGCGAAAACGGCGCCACCGAACGAATCAACTTCACGTCCAATCCCAGCTCCACCGCGCCCTTCATCGGTACGGAATGCACGCATAGCTGGATGGCGCGCGGCGTGTACCGCACACAAACCTGGTACCGCGACGGCTACAACGCAACCACCGTGCTCGAAACGCCGAATCTGACCCCGTCGGAAATCTTCACCTACGACTGGGCCGGGAGCCACACCTATAAACGGGCCTTCAACTCGTCCTACGACAACGCCTACGTGCGCGACAACATCCGCCATTTCCAGCAAAAGGTGCAGGAGTCGGACTGGCTCAGCGGCGCCTTCCGCTGGACGGGCTTCGACTATCTCGGCGAAGCCGACTATATCTACGGTGGCTGGCCGTTCCGCCTGTTCAGCTCCGGCGTCATCGACGTCGCCGGCTTCCCGAAGGACGCCTGCTATCTCTACCAAAGCCTCTGGACCGACGGCAACGAGTCGCCGATGATCCACATCCTGCCAAGCTGGACCCACCCCGTGATGGTCGAGGGGACGGAGGTTCCCGTGGCCGTCTATTCCAACTGCGAAGAGGTGCGGCTCTACAAGGACGGCGGCCTGCTGGGAACCAAGGCCCTCGGCGGCCTCGATGGCGGTTGGGATCAAATGGCGGCCGAGTGGCTGGTGCAATGGCTTCCGGGAACCCTGAGGGCCGAGGGCTACATCGGCGGAACCAAGGTGGTCGAAAAATCCATCGAAACAGCAGACCTTCCCGCCTGCATCCAACTCGAAAGCAACAACACGAATCTTTTGGCGGACGCGCGCGACATGGCCGAGGTCGTTGTCTCCATCAACGACACCAACCACGTGTTCTACCCCTACGGCGAAAACCGCGTCTGGTTCGAACTCTTCGGCCCCGCCACCCTCAAATCCGTGGGCAACGGCGGCCCGACCGACACCGATCCGCACCGGGCGGATAACCGCCGCGCCTTTATGGGCAAGGCCAAGGCTTTCGTGGAATCCACAACGGACGACGGCGAGATCCTGCTGCTGGCCGCCGCGATCCTCGGCGAGCGGCGGCAGATTACATCCGACCGGGTTTCCATCCATGTGGACCAACTCGCCCTCCGGGGTGCGCCCGCCAACAAAACCATCGCCATCTACTACACGGTCGACGGCTCAGAACCGGACGATAGTTCCACACCCTACACGGAAAGCTTTTCCGTCAACCTCGGCACAACCGTGAAGGCCGCCATCTATGCCGACGGCGCAAAGGTCGTCTCCTGCGAAGAGCTGTTCGATGAGGACGAAGGGCTCTATTGGGGCGCGCCCGCCATCTCCGCCGTCGGAACGCTCTATCAAGCCGAAGACGCGGATTCCGCCGGAGCGGCCGTGGCCGCCAGCGGTTCCGGCTGGAAGGGGACGGGCTTCCTCGACTTCTCCAACGGCGAAGGATTCATCGAATGGTCGGTCACCACCGACGGCGATGACGAAGAGGTGGTGCTGGCCTTCCACTATGCCGGCGCCGATCCCGACGGCGGCCGTCCGATGCGCTTCGAATTCAACGGCGAACGGATCGACGATGCGTTGGAGTTCCCCAACACCGGGGATTGGGACACGACGTGGGCAACGGTGCGCTCGACCCGCAAACTCAAGAACGGCTCAAACCTCATCCGGCTTTCAACCTCCGGTCAAAGCGGAATGAATTTCGACCAGCTCGAAGTCATCTATCCAAGCACGGGACCCTACGAGGCGGAGGATGCAGCGCTTTCCGGCCCCGTTGTCAAAACCGGCGGCAGCGGCTGGACCGGATCCGGATTCGCCGATTTCAGCAGCTCCGAGGGGAGCATCACTTGGATGGTCTACGCATCGCAACCGGGCGATTATGAAATCCAAGTGCGCTACACCAGTGGCGATTCTAATCGCAACCGCCCGATGGACCTCACTATCAACGGCACTACGGTGGCGACGGATTGGGAATTCCCCAGCTCAGGGGGTTGGACCTCCAGTTGGACCACCCAATCCTCCGAGCAACACCTACAGGCCGGCAACAACACCATCCTGCTCGAAACCACGGGCCAAAGCGGCGTCAACATCGATTCGCTGGACGTCGTTTTGGTCCGCCTCGATATTCCGCCGCCCTCCACCTACGGGAACTATGTGCAGACCGCTTTCGCCGGAAACTCCGGCGCCGATACCAACCTGCTCGGCGATGCGGAAGGGGATGGACTCCTGAACATCTGGGAATACATGCAGCTCACCGATCCGCTGGCCAGCAACGACAGCCCCTTCGGAATCTTCCTCGGCAACGACGGCGAGCCGCGCCTTTGGTACAGGCGGAACACGCAGGCCACCGACTACGCCATTTCCATCCAGAGCAGCGCAACGCCCACCCAATGGATCGCCGCCGCCTATTCCGAAGAATCCACCGCGCCCGACGGCGCTGCCCAAGAGGTTGTCGTCAAACCCGCAAGCACCAACGAACCCGCGCTCATGTTCCGCCTGCAGCTGGCCCCGGCTCCATGA
- the rodA gene encoding rod shape-determining protein RodA encodes MDGINPKRIDWTMLGTILLLVAMSVAFVYSAQFKSAESYGNSWVKQLLFAGIGLCVYAALVWFDYKIFSALSWWVYAGSIVLLLLVFLFPANNGAQRWIPLPGFTLQPSELAKIAVAIKLGAYLSAPDRDMDEWKTLIMCAAIAGLPFLLIAAEPDLSTSLTLAPITLAILLYMGVKRKLLLGGLAFVMLVAVVACTWIKFEKPSEEQQKKGVVATSRQVLPSIPFMEDYQKDRIKVFLEKDYDVAGVGWNKLQSQIAVGSGGLGGKGYLQGTQNILGFLPAAVAQSDFIFCVIAEETGFMGGAFIIALYTVLLARCMRVSMRSRDEFGRLVALGIGVMLFCHVFVNIAMTIGILPITGLPLPLMSYGGSFMVSTMIALGLVQSVYQRRRIR; translated from the coding sequence ATGGACGGCATTAATCCCAAGCGCATCGACTGGACCATGCTGGGCACCATCCTATTGCTGGTGGCGATGAGTGTGGCGTTTGTCTACAGCGCCCAGTTCAAGTCGGCCGAAAGCTACGGCAACAGCTGGGTGAAGCAGTTGCTGTTTGCCGGGATTGGATTATGCGTCTATGCCGCGTTGGTCTGGTTCGACTACAAGATTTTCTCCGCCCTTTCCTGGTGGGTCTATGCGGGGTCGATCGTATTGCTCCTCCTGGTCTTCCTTTTTCCGGCCAACAACGGGGCCCAGCGCTGGATCCCGCTGCCGGGCTTCACCCTCCAGCCCTCCGAACTGGCGAAGATCGCGGTGGCCATCAAGCTGGGCGCCTACCTCTCGGCCCCCGACCGCGACATGGACGAGTGGAAAACCCTTATCATGTGCGCCGCCATTGCCGGGCTTCCGTTCCTATTGATTGCGGCCGAACCGGACTTGAGCACGTCGCTCACCCTCGCGCCGATCACGCTGGCCATCCTGCTCTACATGGGGGTGAAGCGGAAGCTGCTGCTCGGCGGCCTTGCATTCGTTATGCTGGTCGCCGTGGTGGCCTGCACCTGGATCAAGTTTGAAAAACCTTCGGAAGAGCAGCAGAAGAAAGGCGTCGTGGCCACCAGTCGCCAGGTGCTGCCCAGCATTCCGTTCATGGAGGATTACCAGAAGGACCGCATCAAGGTTTTCCTGGAAAAGGATTATGATGTCGCCGGCGTGGGGTGGAACAAGCTACAATCCCAGATTGCCGTGGGCTCCGGCGGACTGGGAGGCAAAGGCTATTTGCAGGGAACGCAGAATATTCTGGGGTTCCTGCCGGCCGCCGTTGCGCAATCGGATTTTATTTTCTGCGTCATTGCGGAGGAGACTGGATTTATGGGTGGGGCGTTCATCATCGCGCTCTACACCGTACTGTTAGCAAGATGTATGCGGGTATCGATGCGATCCCGCGATGAGTTTGGGCGGCTCGTGGCACTGGGAATCGGCGTCATGTTGTTCTGCCATGTGTTTGTGAATATTGCGATGACGATCGGCATTCTGCCGATCACGGGCCTGCCGCTGCCTCTGATGAGCTACGGCGGGTCCTTCATGGTGAGTACCATGATCGCGCTCGGGCTGGTGCAAAGCGTGTACCAGCGCCGGAGAATTAGATAA
- a CDS encoding RNA polymerase sigma factor, with protein sequence MGTKWKTRQSLLMRAKNQDDEAAWEEFVAYYRDFIVMILRKMNLYSVDLDDLTQEVLVRIWKSLPNHIYDQDRAKFRSWLSHVIRNQVLNHIRANQRRDTRHAVATRDESVGGLFTNEEPEIEKIIQQEWEVYVVKLALKNISALFSEGAIKAFTLSVEGKSSAQIAAHLGVKPNSVIKLKNRVKVRLAQEIQHLRNELESV encoded by the coding sequence ATGGGTACGAAGTGGAAAACACGGCAAAGCCTGCTGATGCGGGCGAAGAACCAGGACGACGAGGCGGCCTGGGAGGAGTTCGTTGCGTACTACCGCGATTTTATTGTGATGATCCTGCGCAAGATGAACCTCTATTCGGTGGATCTTGATGACCTGACGCAGGAGGTCCTGGTCAGGATCTGGAAAAGCCTGCCGAACCATATCTATGACCAGGACAGAGCGAAGTTCCGCTCGTGGCTCAGCCACGTGATCCGCAACCAGGTGCTGAACCATATCCGGGCCAACCAGCGCCGCGACACCAGGCACGCCGTGGCCACCCGCGATGAATCCGTTGGGGGCCTCTTCACCAACGAGGAACCGGAAATCGAAAAGATTATCCAACAGGAGTGGGAAGTCTACGTGGTGAAGCTGGCCCTCAAGAATATATCCGCCCTGTTTTCCGAAGGCGCCATCAAGGCGTTTACCCTGAGCGTGGAAGGGAAAAGCTCCGCGCAGATTGCCGCGCATCTCGGCGTGAAGCCGAACTCGGTCATCAAGCTGAAGAACCGGGTGAAGGTTCGGCTTGCGCAGGAAATCCAACACCTCCGAAACGAGTTGGAGTCGGTGTGA